One Tenrec ecaudatus isolate mTenEca1 chromosome 12, mTenEca1.hap1, whole genome shotgun sequence DNA segment encodes these proteins:
- the PRNP gene encoding major prion protein — translation MVKSTLSCWFLVLVVATGSDIGLCKKRPKPGSGWNTGGSRYPGQGSPGGNRYPPQGGGGGWGQPHGGGGWGQPHGGGGWGQPQGGGGWGQSHGGGGWGQPHGGGGWGQGGSHSQWNKPSKPKTNTKQVLGAAAAGAVVGGLGGYMLGSAMSRPLMHFGNDYEDRYYRENMHRYPNQVYYRPVQEYNNQNNFVHDCVNITVKQHTTTTTTKGENFTETDVKIMERVVEQMCITQYQQASLDYQRGLHGTSIVLFSSPPMILLISFLIFLIVG, via the coding sequence ATGGTGAAAAGCACTTTAAGCTGCTGGTTCCTGGTTCTCGTTGTCGCCACCGGGAGCGACATCGGCCTCTGCAAGAAGCGACCAAAGCCCGGAAGCGGATGGAACACTGGGGGAAGCCGATACCCGGGCcaggggagccctggaggcaacCGCTACCCGCctcagggtggtgggggtggctggGGGCAACCCCATGGTGGGGGCGGCTGGGGCCAGCCTCACGGTGGGGGTGGCTGGGGCCAGCCTCAAGGTGGGGGTGGCTGGGGGCAGTCTCACGGTGGGGGCGGCTGGGGCCAGCCTCATGGTGGGGGCGGCTGGGGACAGGGTGGCAGCCACAGTCAGTGGAACAAGCCCAGTAAGCCGAAGACCAACACAAAGCAAGTGTTGGGGGCAGCGGCGGCTGGTGCGGTGGTGGGGGGCCTTGGGGGCTACATGCTGGGGAGTGCCATGAGCAGGCCTCTCATGCATTTTGGGAATGATTATGAGGACCGCTACTACCGTGAGAACATGCACCGCTACCCCAACCAAGTGTACTACAGGCCCGTGCAGGAGTACAACAACCAGAACAACTTCGTGCATGACTGCGTCAACATCACCGTCAAGcagcacaccaccaccaccaccaccaagggggAGAACTTCACCGAGACCGACGTCAAGATCATGGAGCGCGTCGTCGAGCAAATGTGCATCACCCAGTACCAGCAGGCGTCCCTGGACTACCAGAGAGGGCTGCACGGGACCAGCATTGTCCTCTTCTCCTCCCCGCCCATGATCCTTCTCATCTCCTTCCTCATCTTCCTCATTGTGGGATGA